The genomic DNA taatgttgaggtggaatctcttttcctgtagctttcatccattgttttgtgttctattctctggagcagcagaaaacaagcttgctccatcctcagtgtgacagccttggtgcaaaaataaagcaaacctgGTCAGCTCTTTCAACAGTGATATTATTGACAGACATAGAGAGTCACCAAGTAGACAAAGGTTTGGGAAGAAAGATAAAAGCTCTGCTTTCAGTGTAAAAGATGCAatgttttgttgtctgttttcattgtcttctggggtttggttccaggttccccctgtgggtaccaaaaatCCATGTGTGCtcatatcccattaaatacaatggcatagtaaatggtgtccctcatataaaatggcaaaatcaaaatttgggttttgaaatttatatattttttaaaattttcaagctgtgactcatagttgaatctgtggacaaagaatccatggataaagagggccgactatgtagcagaggtgctaagaaacctgATTAGCAAAAtgtgaagatgcataacaggatACTAAGAAGAGTGTCCTATGGGCTCTACCAATGTGCATTGGCATTCGCTAGCTGGTGTCTCAATTCACAATGGGACTAGTGTGCATTGGGATCAGTGTGCATTGATCACTTTGCTGCCTTCCCTCTATAACAGGTAGCCCCTTGCTGGATACAGCAGCTCCTTACTGGATACAGACATTATGGagctgcccaattctaattcccacatatGTAATCCTTTTTTACAAACAAGTAAGTCTCTAGCAGGATTCTAGCCTGCATTTAGGGCATTTGAGGACACATTAAAAGACAAAAGAATATGGGAAGAAAATAATTCAAAGCTGTATCCAAGCATTCACTGTTATATGCTACCTCCCAAAGCCAAAGCACTCCCTTCCTTAACTTGGTACACTCCCTGTTTCCAGAAATGGTGACTCACTCCTCAGTTTTGCTTACCAGGACTTAAAAATATGGGGATGTGTCCACATTAAAAATTGCACCTTATCATATTTAGGGTGATACTAGGTAATGTTGCTAGATCTCTTACTTTTCACCTCACAATTAGCTgctaaaaggaaagaaataagaagAGCTCAAATGCATTGCATATTGGTCTATAGTTCTGCATTGAAATGCTTACTactcaaagaaagaaaatggttggAGCAGGAGCCATATCTGGCTAGCATCCAGTTGATGAAATATCCATGCATTAATCATGCTACACATGTGCGCAAATTATTCATCCTAGCGCAACCTACGTATTCTGctggcagcagcagaggtggAGTGGTGCATACCAAAACACTGTGCTTTGCAGCTGTGCACTGCAAGTGTGCATTTCAATTTGCACAACATTAGCCCAGTCATTGGCATGTGTTGCTAAACTGTTTGGTGTTGCAGAATGCTGGCATGGCCTCTTTCCACATGCAGATATTATACTGTGTTGAGGAGGATGTTGGATTGCTGCCTCTTTCTTGCCTCTTGCCAAGGAAGGAAAAGTACATATGGGTGGGTAGTTTGTTACAGTAAACATGTGTTCCAGTATGGGCATGTTTGGATGTTGGAGTCTACCACTTGGACAGCAAGACAGATTCAGAGAAATCACAGACAAACAACtcaggtgtttgttttttaaaaaaaacattttatgtacagtatattatctaaatataataaataacatttaaatataGCACCATGAAAGCTTCAGGTTGACAGTTTAGGGTACAGGAACTGTTCCAATAAAGTTGTTTAACATATAGAAAAAAcatggttccattttaaaaaattaaattaattttccatttgtttctgacattttggatgataatatttaaatatttatatatttataaattacagagtagaaaatataaatatttgggGGAAGTGTATTAAATATAGAAGATTAgcataatagaaataataataataataataataataataataataataataataatacatttaaataGATAACTATTGCTCTATCCCAAACCTCTGAACAgaatgcatgcatacacacacacatatattgcctTTTAAGCTTCAGTGGCATTCTGTCCATTTTAAACTAGTACTGTAAGTTACAGAAGCATTTCCCAGTTCATGACAACAGTCAAGCAATGTtgatttctcctctcctctcaagtcagcttcttttgttttgaaaattatgAGGTTTGAAAAGTTGTTTGCATTTTTCATAGGTTTTACACAGCAAAgtatgcatttgtgtgtatgtgtgcaggtATCACATAGGCAGCAGGAAACTGGTGCAACCCTGGTTCAGAGAAGTTAAGGCATAGTGAAATCTCCTCCCCTAGAGGCAATACTCTAGGGTTGCTCCTTGACGAGGCCTGAGCCATTGACATACTTCTTCTCTACATCATGGATCCTTCAAACAGATTCCAAAGAATGCAGAGCATCTGGCTAGTTGCCATTTCCTCTCAAGTCCATGCTTTGATGGGAAGTCCAAATCAATAAATTCCACTTCATCCAATTCTCAACGATTCAGAAACTGCAGATTGATCTCCTTCTCAGGCACCAGAAGTGTGCGTGTCATGGGTCTGACTATTTGTCCTTCTTGTTCTGGCTTCACTTCAAAATGCATCAGGATCTTTAATcgggaaaacaaaaagaaaatattgaacCTTGTTAGCTTCCCTTGAGATAATGCTTCTTTAAAAGAGGGTCACTGGTTGAGGAAGGGTCCATGAAGTGGATTCGCATTAAATCGGCACTGAGCTGAAGAGGTTTTGCAGTGACTCAGTGGGCCATTTGGTGCACCTTTAACTGTGCTGCTTGCAAAAGTAGGGGGCAGGATGCAATGATGCATTAAATGGAGTACAGATTTCTAGTTAGGTATGTGGGGGATCAGGCCCATGATTGCTAAATTACATGGCTAATTGCAGCCCCAGGGCTGGTAGCTGGACTGGATAGGCCCTTAGTTTGCCAACactttggaaaagttatatttggactacaattcccagaatcctcatcAGCCAGTGGACTAACCCAGCAAGGTTTTTTTTGCTCACTGTTGAATTCTGCCCATCTAATGATTTAGTGTGCTAGTGTGTTTGCTAGTGTGTATTGGCCTGCTTTCTCTTTCAATACTGGCAGAGAGAACTGAATTTCCAAGCAGGTACTCACCCTAGCCAGAGCCAGATAGACTTCCAGCTCTGCAATGCGCCGGCCAATGCAGCTGCGTTTGCCAAAGCCAAAGGGAATGGAGGCGTATGGGTGATGCGCATCATCCTTGTGCAGCCACCGCTCTGGTTGGAAGGTGTTGGGGTTAGAGAAATACTTTTCATCACGTGAGGTAGCGTAATGACAGAGGGTGATCAGGGTCTAAATGGAGCAGGGAGAAAAAAGTATCATGAGAAAAGCTGCTCAACAAAACTACATGCAGAACATTATCTCTTATCAGTGCAGCCCCATCATACACAGGAATGCTACAAGAGCCACCATAGAAGAAGCCCCAGTCTCAAAACAACCTCCCACAACCCAGGGTCTTCTGGATGTTTGCACATCAGCCTCTATCATCCACAGCTAGCACAGATACCAGGTTAAGGAAAGGTGTTACAGCTTTATCCCTTCATTAACCCCTCTCCTATAGGCACTGTTTCTGTTTCCTAGCTCTAAAGTAAAGTCTTAACTGCCCTTGCACAATTTTATCTACATATTGCCCCTGGTCTTTCCCTTATCAAGAGCAAaaccatggcaattcaagtggaataatagcactacaaGTCTGTATTGTgcatgggcccttgttatatttATCCCTCCCCCACCTCAGTCTCTCCTCTGCTGAGGTTTTCCACACATCTTCCAAGGAATGCCTGCATATTACACGAGGGTTCTCTgattctcttttttaaacaagTGTGTATTCCATTCtcttttggccatgctggctaggggattctgggagctgtagtgtaaACATCAGTGTTTCCAAGCCCTGCCCTATGGCTAAATTCAGCAGATACTTCTTACAGCTTGAGGCCTGCCTAGATACTACAGCCCCAAGGCACTACTGCACTACAACCTTGGCCCCATCCCTATTTCATAACTGCCACACTCACCTTTTTGGGGATCAAATAATCTCCCACTTGGATGTCCCGGTCTGAGATGACACGTGCATTACCAGGTATCACTGGGTACAATCTGTGGGGAGAACCAGGAAAACCAGAATACAGTAAATCTAAAGGAATCAACACCCCAGAGGCACTCAGCATTTGCTCAGTTACAAATGTTGACTGCAAGACACAAGCGTTTTAGGCTAAGCTATCTGATTAAGTTGTGACATTGTGATACAGTTGTAGTGACACCAAAATAGGATGCAGCCACCTTTCTTTGCTTAGGTGTATGAGTGTGAAGCAGAGATTTAGTATTTCCCCAGCTTTAAGGATCCCCAGGGTGCATGTGAGTGACTAGATAGTGAGACATTTGCTCCATGGGCCCACCTTTGATacagtttcatttcatttatatatttatttgaaggatttatatcctgtctttctcctacagtgggattcaaggtgggattcatgttgtcactgtgtgcctatATGCCCTCAAGTAATATTGTCTTacagtaaccctaaggtgaacctatcatggggttttcttgacaagatttcttcattGCCATCACCCTAAGAAGCTGATTGGCAGTAAGTTAAGGACAGGCACAGAAGGATGTATTTTGCCACACATGTATCAACAGTTTGAGATTACAATAATACATGGTGGTGGCCAGTGACTTAAATGGGGCTTTTAAAGGGAGATGAAACAAAAAGTTCACCAAAAATAAGTTTAGCAACAGCTATGATAGATTTCATGGAACCTCCCTATCCAGGTGTCACATTTTTTGAACAGAAGATGCTGTGGCCAGACTGGAGTAAACCTCTGATCATGTGACACCGGCTTTGAATATGAACTAGATCTTGGACAAGTtagttttggactccagctcacATGCGCTTCAGATAGCTTGGCCAAagatgtaactttcccaagctctgtcctGAACTGCTGCCAGTCACCTTCTGTTCCGAAAGACAGCAGTCCTTTTTGGCAAGCAGAAATGTGATCACATTGCTATGCTTCCCCTAACAATATAGATAAGGAACATGTCTTTGCTGCCTTAAGGTACTAACTTTCCATCCACTCACCTTAGTGCCTCTTTCACCACTGCCTTCAGGAGGGGCATCTGGGCTACATCAGCTGCAGTTGGAATGGGGCTGTCCTTCATGACTGCCGTAATTTCCTTGTGGAGGGCAGATTGGATCTGAGGATGACGGGATAACTCATACAGGCTCCATGACAAGGTGCTTGAGATCTGgagggatacagacaggcagggcGGATTAATTATTAGGCTAAATTGGCTAGGAAATAAGGGCCACAGTCAAATGGGGACCTTGAACAAAGACAGTCCCTTCAGGCAGAACACAACTTATTCTTGTTTTAAGTGGCAGAGGAGGAAAGTCTACTAGTTGAATTTTGGTTCTGCCAATCATATTATGTAGGATCAAGTGAACAAGGGCCAAATATATCATATATGAGGATAAGATGAGTTGATAAGACATTTGCCCTCAAATGTAATAGTTAGAAATCTATAGAGGGAGGTGGGAAGTCTCTGAAAGGTACTTTGTATGTGCACAGAGATACTTATTTCATCCTTGATTTATTTGAAAATGCTTACCGTGTCCACACCAGCCAGCAGAAGTTCAGTCACATTTCCATAGATGGATTTCATGGATAGTTTCTCTTGAGCCAAGTAGTAAGTCAGGTATTTCCCTTCTACTTTCTCTCCCCGTGAGATTCTCTCTGAAACCTCAGCCATCCGCTTATCAATGTGCCCTTTGgctggaaaagaaatgggaaggagATGAGTTCTCATTTCCCTGGGACAGCCCTCAAATAGTACATTCAGTTGCCCACCACAGACATGTCTCTCTGGCTTGCTATTTCTTGTCATTGTATGACCcatgcaggagaaagaaagcTTGGGTCTAATTCAAACTCATCAGATGCTAGtgggctgcagttcccatcatactgtaccattggctatgctaggtagtagtgatgggagttgtattctagcaacatctggatggccatatTTTGCCCACCTCAGTGTAAGTGGTGGACCTTTCTTTCTAGGTATCGATGCAGCACGCTTTAATCAAATTTGTAAGGAATTGCTCTGGCAGCAACACTCACCAAATTCAAACATGTAGTCCCAGGATTCACAGAACTTCTGCCAGGGCTTAGGGAAGATTTGGTGCAAGATCTTGGGCATGG from Sceloporus undulatus isolate JIND9_A2432 ecotype Alabama chromosome 2, SceUnd_v1.1, whole genome shotgun sequence includes the following:
- the LOC121920838 gene encoding 25-hydroxyvitamin D-1 alpha hydroxylase, mitochondrial; amino-acid sequence: MPQALKLASSRASWLARCLPELWPESLLKAPARVVQSHKTLEEMPGPSTLSFLTDLFCKKGLSRLHELQIEGKAKYGPMWKASFGPILTVHVADPSLIEQVLRQEGKHPIRSDLSSWKDYRICRGHAYGLLTAEGEEWQQIRSILGKHMLKPKEVESYTGTLNEVVSDLVQRLQHQRSLHEQHVVKNVADEFYKFGLEGISSVLFESRIGCLEPKVPKETETFISSINTMFVMTLLTMAMPKILHQIFPKPWQKFCESWDYMFEFAKGHIDKRMAEVSERISRGEKVEGKYLTYYLAQEKLSMKSIYGNVTELLLAGVDTISSTLSWSLYELSRHPQIQSALHKEITAVMKDSPIPTAADVAQMPLLKAVVKEALRLYPVIPGNARVISDRDIQVGDYLIPKKTLITLCHYATSRDEKYFSNPNTFQPERWLHKDDAHHPYASIPFGFGKRSCIGRRIAELEVYLALARILMHFEVKPEQEGQIVRPMTRTLLVPEKEINLQFLNR